One genomic segment of Ictalurus punctatus breed USDA103 chromosome 12, Coco_2.0, whole genome shotgun sequence includes these proteins:
- the cacng6a gene encoding calcium channel, voltage-dependent, gamma subunit 6a isoform X3 — protein sequence MWSTFVVQDEEARSTAISGRGTEALSGMLGVQSGGCKRRTRVTSSSLSEQQEGKIKLVFLVATVGITLTLLGVGTEFWVELASSKNLYNNETCLAAYYGLWKSCMKKFWVADVDPERETCGPIDLPGESNCTYFKIYTTGENIVLFHKVPAKNLTVITAMLATFSLFLMVMGALCIIMALNKGVQFFLKPASVSWFSCLSSFFISQSFHF from the exons ATGTGGTCCACCTTCGTCGTGCAGGACGAGGAGGCCAGGTCCACAGCCATATCTGGCAGAGGGACTGAAGCACTATCAGGAATGTTAGGTGTGCAAAGTGGAGGATGCAAGCGGCGGACAAGAGTGACCTCATCTTCCCTAAGTGAGCAGCAGGAAGGCAAGATCAAGCTAGTTTTCCTTGTGGCTACAGTGGGCATCACTCTGACTCTCCTAGGGGTGGGCACAGAGTTCTGGGTAGAGCTGGCATCATCAAAAAACCTTTACAACAACGAGACATGCCTAGCTGCATACTATGGCCTGTGGAAGAGCTGTATGAAGAAATTTTGGGTTGCTGATGTCGACCCTGAGCGGGAAACCTGTGGGCCTATCGACCTACCTGGAG AATCAAATTGCACCTATTTCAAGATCTATACAACTGGAGAAAACATTGTCCTGTTTCACAAAGTGCCAGCAAAGA ATTTGACTGTAATCACTGCCATGCTGGCCAccttcagtctttttctgatggTGATGGGAGCTCTTTGCATTATCATGGCATTAAACAAAGGCGTGCAGTTCTTCCTGAAGCCAGCCTCA GTCTCCTGGTTTTCCTGTCTATCATCATTTTTCATCAGTCAGTCCTTTCATTTTTAG
- the cacng6a gene encoding calcium channel, voltage-dependent, gamma subunit 6a isoform X2, translating into MLGVQSGGCKRRTRVTSSSLSEQQEGKIKLVFLVATVGITLTLLGVGTEFWVELASSKNLYNNETCLAAYYGLWKSCMKKFWVADVDPERETCGPIDLPGESNCTYFKIYTTGENIVLFHKVPAKNLTVITAMLATFSLFLMVMGALCIIMALNKGVQFFLKPASVCFTLSGLLVFLSIIIFHQSVLSFLASDHSIPLHHELSWSVACMGCAGALLVVAGVLLLLLALPYSSWGKCLPNRNTASS; encoded by the exons ATGTTAGGTGTGCAAAGTGGAGGATGCAAGCGGCGGACAAGAGTGACCTCATCTTCCCTAAGTGAGCAGCAGGAAGGCAAGATCAAGCTAGTTTTCCTTGTGGCTACAGTGGGCATCACTCTGACTCTCCTAGGGGTGGGCACAGAGTTCTGGGTAGAGCTGGCATCATCAAAAAACCTTTACAACAACGAGACATGCCTAGCTGCATACTATGGCCTGTGGAAGAGCTGTATGAAGAAATTTTGGGTTGCTGATGTCGACCCTGAGCGGGAAACCTGTGGGCCTATCGACCTACCTGGAG AATCAAATTGCACCTATTTCAAGATCTATACAACTGGAGAAAACATTGTCCTGTTTCACAAAGTGCCAGCAAAGA ATTTGACTGTAATCACTGCCATGCTGGCCAccttcagtctttttctgatggTGATGGGAGCTCTTTGCATTATCATGGCATTAAACAAAGGCGTGCAGTTCTTCCTGAAGCCAGCCTCAGTATGTTTCACATTATCAG GTCTCCTGGTTTTCCTGTCTATCATCATTTTTCATCAGTCAGTCCTTTCATTTTTAGCAAGTGACCACTCCATACCATTGCACCATGAACTGTCATGGTCAGTAGCATGTATGGGATGTGCTGGCGCCTTACTAGTAGTTGCAGGGGTTTTACTCCTTCTTCTTGCTCTACCATACAGTTCTTGGGGAAAATGTCTGCCTAACAGGAACACTGCCAGCTCGTGA
- the si:dkey-14o18.2 gene encoding neuronal pentraxin-2: MAKDTNIAIWLFPLVFSDNGQRGRMFRGLCPLPLPLYSLLILSVLSSVGHSNVPGVEYDWGAHPKLVCMPLPADTDPSCFPPDGVTHVPSINGHNNGHSNSHSNGHGKGHLSGGLPNSPTGSSSRRGISDEAKATILHLRESLVRQKETILDQRETIRELTAKLTLCEGFGRGSSGHHNEDRLGHHGSHHSSHHYDSDHHSDPHYPLNGYHNDHQRGKPPFLGKHGFSPEQAGKTLQALKERLENLQARNSSSTYSSSLKDLLQRKINALEEQLHRHNDGHHDYGTHESHPGHGHPENHHDDHHGDHHDNHDHNRHYGHHYSHYHGHHYDQSGIHQSENDNDNDDHHNNHNDDHHDDHHDSHQNERHFDPHDSGHQGNNDHGHQRRSPLKPIASSARGAYNKLDSVLSHLYHRSPETGNHKRPKNPDGFQIGFPMHTNYMYGRIKRTLLNEIFALTVCLWLKGGSGPGIGTPFSYSVPGQANELVLIEWANSPIELLVNDKAVTLPLSLQDGKWHHLCVTWSTRDGVWEAYQNGVKRGSGENLSPWHPIKPGGVFILGQEQDTLGGRFDATQSFVGEMSDLQVWSRVLNSQEIDNQASCSIHLTGDVIAWSESIVELHGGVIKYPFDPCQ; encoded by the exons ATGGCTAAGGACACAAATATAGCCATTTGGCTTTTTCCATTGGTATTCTCAGACAATGGGCAAAGGGGTCGAATGTTTCGAGGACTTTGTCCTCTGCCCCTACCACTCTATTCACTTCTTATCCTTTCAGTACTATCCTCAGTGGGACATAGCAATGTACCAGGAGTAGAATATGATTGGGGAGCTCACCCCAAGTTAGTTTGCATGCCGCTACCTGCAGACACTGATCCAAGTTGTTTTCCCCCAGATGGGGTTACTCATGTCCCTAGCATTAATGGACATAACAATGGACATAGCAATAGCCATAGTAACGGACATGGGAAGGGACATCTTTCTGGAGGCTTGCCTAACAGTCCTACTGGCAGCAGTAGTCGGCGGGGCATATCCGATGAAGCAAAAGCTACAATTCTGCACTTGAGGGAAAGCCTAGTGCGTCAGAAGGAGACGATTCTGGATCAAAGAGAAACTATACGGGAGTTGACTGCAAAACTGACACTCTGTGAGGGCTTTGGGAGAGGTTCAAGTGGGCACCACAATGAAGACCGCCTTGGACATCATGGCTCTCACCACTCTTCACATCACTATGACAGTGACCATCATTCTGATCCCCACTATCCTCTCAATGGGTACCACAATGACCATCAAAGAGGAAAGCCACCATTTCTGGGGAAACATGGATTTTCCCCTGAGCAGGCAGGGAAGACCTTGCAGGCTTTGAAAGAGAGGCTGGAAAATTTACAG GCAAGGAATTCGTCTAGCACCTATTCTAGTTCACTGAAAGACCTTCTGCAGCGGAAAATTAATGCACTTGAAGAACAGCTCCACCGTCACAATGATGGTCACCATGACTATGGCACTCACGAATCCCACCCTGGGCATGGGCATCCTGAGAATCACCATGATGACCACCATGGAGATCACCATGACAACCATGATCACAACCGCCACTATGGTCATCATTACAGTCACTATCATGGCCATCATTATGATCAATCCGGCATACACCAGAGTGAAAATGATAATGACAATGATGACCATCATAACAATCATAATGATGACCATCATGATGACCACCATGACAGCCACCAGAATGAACGCCATTTTGACCCCCATGACAGTGGTCACCAAGGCAACAATGATCATGGCCACCAGCGCCGTAGCCCTCTTAAGCCAATAGCTTCTAGCGCACGTGGTGCCTACAATAAGTTGGATTCTGTGCTGAGCCATCTGTATCACAGGTCCCCAGAAACAG GAAACCACAAGAGACCTAAAAATCCTGATGGCTTTCAAATTGGATTCCCCATGCACACTAACTACATGTATGGCCGTATCAAGCGCACTCTTCTGAATGAAATCTTTGCCCTAACTGTCTGCCTCTGGCTAAAGGGGGGTTCAGGCCCAGGAATAGGCACCCCTTTCTCTTACTCTGTTCCTGGCCAGGCTAATGAGCTTGTCTTGATTGAATGGGCCAACAGTCCAATAGAATTACTGGTGAATGACAAA GCCGTAACTCTTCCTCTATCTCTGCAAGATGGTAAGTGGCACCATCTTTGTGTGACTTGGTCGACTCGAGATGGTGTATGGGAAGCCTATCAGAATGGAGTGAAAAGAGGCTCTGGGGAGAATCTGTCCCCCTGGCATCCCATAAAACCAGGAGGAGTCTTTATACTGGGACAAGAgcag GATACTCTTGGTGGCCGCTTTGATGCCACACAATCATTTGTTGGAGAAATGTCAGACCTACAGGTATGGTCACGTGTTCTTAACTCTCAAGAGATAGACAACCAAGCTTCCTGTTCCATCCACCTCACTGGAGACGTTATCGCTTGGAGTGAGTCCATTGTGGAACTTCATGGAGGGGTTATCAAATATCCATTTGACCCTTGTCAGTAA
- the cacng6a gene encoding calcium channel, voltage-dependent, gamma subunit 6a isoform X1, translating into MWSTFVVQDEEARSTAISGRGTEALSGMLGVQSGGCKRRTRVTSSSLSEQQEGKIKLVFLVATVGITLTLLGVGTEFWVELASSKNLYNNETCLAAYYGLWKSCMKKFWVADVDPERETCGPIDLPGESNCTYFKIYTTGENIVLFHKVPAKNLTVITAMLATFSLFLMVMGALCIIMALNKGVQFFLKPASVCFTLSGLLVFLSIIIFHQSVLSFLASDHSIPLHHELSWSVACMGCAGALLVVAGVLLLLLALPYSSWGKCLPNRNTASS; encoded by the exons ATGTGGTCCACCTTCGTCGTGCAGGACGAGGAGGCCAGGTCCACAGCCATATCTGGCAGAGGGACTGAAGCACTATCAGGAATGTTAGGTGTGCAAAGTGGAGGATGCAAGCGGCGGACAAGAGTGACCTCATCTTCCCTAAGTGAGCAGCAGGAAGGCAAGATCAAGCTAGTTTTCCTTGTGGCTACAGTGGGCATCACTCTGACTCTCCTAGGGGTGGGCACAGAGTTCTGGGTAGAGCTGGCATCATCAAAAAACCTTTACAACAACGAGACATGCCTAGCTGCATACTATGGCCTGTGGAAGAGCTGTATGAAGAAATTTTGGGTTGCTGATGTCGACCCTGAGCGGGAAACCTGTGGGCCTATCGACCTACCTGGAG AATCAAATTGCACCTATTTCAAGATCTATACAACTGGAGAAAACATTGTCCTGTTTCACAAAGTGCCAGCAAAGA ATTTGACTGTAATCACTGCCATGCTGGCCAccttcagtctttttctgatggTGATGGGAGCTCTTTGCATTATCATGGCATTAAACAAAGGCGTGCAGTTCTTCCTGAAGCCAGCCTCAGTATGTTTCACATTATCAG GTCTCCTGGTTTTCCTGTCTATCATCATTTTTCATCAGTCAGTCCTTTCATTTTTAGCAAGTGACCACTCCATACCATTGCACCATGAACTGTCATGGTCAGTAGCATGTATGGGATGTGCTGGCGCCTTACTAGTAGTTGCAGGGGTTTTACTCCTTCTTCTTGCTCTACCATACAGTTCTTGGGGAAAATGTCTGCCTAACAGGAACACTGCCAGCTCGTGA